The genomic stretch ATTTTAAGGATCTCGTCGCGCAGACTCGCCAGAAGATGCAGGCCAGTTACGAGAAAGGGCAGGCGCTCGGGAACAGCCGCAAGGGTGCAGGGCAAGGCAGCGGGACGAAGCGCAAAGACAAGAAGTAAGGTGCGCAGCCTATTCGGCTGATACGCACGGCGTGAGTAGAGTCAGACGTTGAACCTTCACAACGCGGCCCATGCCTCTTCAGGCGGGCCGCGCGTTCGTTGTGCTGGCATGGTGGCCTCGAATGGAAACTGCCCTGGGCTGGGGTCAGAGCGGGCGTGAGAGGCGTGGGTTACTGCGTCTCGGCGGGGAGCGGGACGGCCTCGGCGGACTCCGCAGTCGGCGCGTCGAGCGGCTGCAGCACCGCCGGGTCGTCCGTCCAGCCGCAGGACGGGCACGCCCAGTAGGCGAGGTCGGCACCGGTTTTCACGCAGCGGGTCGCGCAGTTCGGGCAGCGTTTAGGCAGGATTGGGGGCATTGCGGAGCTCCTTCATGTAGTCGAGCAGGTCAGTGATTTCCGTCTGGATTTCGGCGGCTGCGGCTGTGTTTCCACTGGCGTTCGCGCGGTTGTACAGGCGGTAGCGGTCGTCGAGCATCGCCTGCGTGTCCCGCAGGTCCTGCCGCAGGGGCTCCAGCGCCCGCGCGGCCTGCGCGGCCGCCGCCACCTCGCCCGGCGTGGGCGGCGCGACCGGCAGGTCCCAGTGGTCAATCCAACCGTCCACCGCGAGGTGATCGGTCGCCACGCGGTAATCCCGGTAATTGTCCGCCGCCGGGTGCAGGTGCGCCAGAGCCGCCACGAGATCCACCAGGGGGTACCGGGTCATGCGATCACCTGCAGGCTGGCGTGCATCGGGTAGCTCACACTGTCGGTGTTGATGGCGTTCCCGCTGTTCTGGTACGCACACACCTCGAAGTAGTCACCGGGCACGACGGGCACGGCCGCCGTGTCGGCGGGCAGGAGGAACGGCTGACCAGCCATGAGCAGCTCCTGCCCGCCCGGGAAGCGCGCGCCGTTCTTCTTGATGACGCACACGCGGATGCCGGGCGTCCCAGCGCCCAGGTCCTGCAGCGAGACGAATCCCGTGATGCGCACGCGGGACACCCCGGCGGGGACGACCAGGCGCGTGGGGGCAGCCGCGCTCCAGATGCCGTCCGTGTCATAGACCGCCGTCCCCCAGGCAATCGGGGTGTCGGCCGCGTGGGGGACCGGGGTGTTGGTGACCAGGCGGACCAGCGCGCCCCGGAACGCAGTGGGACTGGCGGGTGGCGTGACGATCCGCATCAGCCCACCTGCCAGTAGTCCACGCGGGCAATGCCACCATCGGAGGTGCGGCACCGCGTGACCTGCAACTCCACGCCAGTCAGTTCCACACTGCCGCCCATAGGGATGCCAGGGGAATCCTGGGAGTCCCCGTAGCCGAGCCAGAGCGTGCCGCGCGTCACGCGGAGCAGGGCGCGGTTGGCCCAGGCGGGCACATCGGGAAGAGGGCCGTCCACCACCTGATCCTCGATCAGGGCGTAGGTCGGTTCGGCCCGCACGACCTCAGACGACGTCACTGTGACGGGCACCGGGTTGTCCGGACTGACCGGGCCGCTCGTGCCGTCGCCACGATCCGTGAAGATCAGTGCCACACGCTCAGGCACCCGGAAGAAACTCGCCAGCTGTCGAATCAGATTGGTCATAGAACTCCTCTCCGGCTGCAAGGGACGGCCCCCACCGCGCCGGACGACGGTGGGGGCCACAGGGGCTTCATGAAGGCAACAAACGGTCAGGGTCGATCACTGCTCCGACTGATCGCCGGTACGCTAGAGGGCGTGACTCAATTCATCCGTCGGTGGACGTCGCCTCTCCCTGATGACGTCGTGCCCCCCGTCACCCTGGACAGCGAGCGGGTACGCCTCGCTGCGCTTCTGGCACGCACGTGGGACGGCGAGCGGACCACGCCGATCACACTGCTCACGGAACGCGCGCAGGTCACCACGAACCCCACGTTGCTGCGCGGCGTGATTGATGAGCTGGAGTATCACCTGCGCCTCGAGCACCAGGCCTCCCACCTCTGGTAACCCTCCGGCTGAGACACCGGGCAGGCGACACTGACGTGACCGGAGGTCAGACGGGCGGGCCACCTGCGCTTTCCAGCGCCATGGGTATCCCGTACCACTCGCCCTGGTGGAACACGCGCAGCACTGGCTGGCCGTCCCGAAACTGAACGACGAGAACGGGGTGCCGTTCTCGTCCTGAAGCTGGAGCGCTTTGGTCATGTGGTCCTCACGAGTACCCGTAGGCGAAGAATTGCAGCTGGAGCGTGAAGCGGTCCCCATCCTCGGGGTTTCCGCTGATCCAGTTGCCGGTGTCGGGCTGAATGACGCGCGCCGCCCAGATCCGGACGGCGGCGCGGTCGGTGTAGTTCTCGGTGATCACCGTGTCATCCCCCTGCTGGCACTGCTGGAGGGGCCGCGCGACGTCGAGGGGCACGCCGTTGCGTTCAGGAATGGCGAGGGTCAACTCCCACCCTTCGGCCTCCTGCGCCCGGCTGAGGATCGCGCGGCCCTGCACGCTGCGGCTGCGGCGCACCTCGTCAAGCCGCCGGGCCTGAAGCACGGTGGGCGGTGGGGCGGGCAGCACGGCCAGCCCGTACGGCGTCTGGATCTCCAATTGCAGGGGATACAGGGCGGTCACGGCCGGCACGGGTCCCTCCGCGCCTGGTTCTTCGCCCAGCGTTCAGCGTGCGGCACCAGCTGGTCCCACATGGCCCGGTAGTCGGGCGGGGTGGGGAGTTCCTGGTTCTGCCAGTAGATGGCGTACGTGGTATTCACGGTATCTCCGGGTGTGGGCGTGGAGGTCTGCGGGGTGGGGAGCGTGATGGAGGCCTCACGGAACGCCCTGGCAATGGCGTCCGCGACCAGTTGCCCGCCGTCCCCCAGGCTGCTGAGCACCTGATCGGCGAGGTTCTGCGAGGCGGTGGTCATGGCGCCGCTGATCGCCTCGGCGGCCAGGAGGGGCACCTGATCGCCGCTGCTGCCCCTGGCGTCCTTGGCGAGCTGGTCGGCCATGGTGAGGTTGTCCGCGCCGCGCTCGATCAGGCCGTCAAGGACGCCCTGTGCGGCTTTCACGCCACTGAGCACGCGCCGCTGCTGGGTGTCCACGAGGTTCAGGTAGGGGGCGTAGCCTTCTTTCTGCAGGCGCTGCACCTGTTCCCGGAAGGCTTTCTCCTGCGTGGTGACCTTCCCGAGTGCCTGGGCGATCTGCTCGGCGTTCCCGCTATTGAGGGCCTGTTCCAGCGCCCGCAGCGCCAGCTCCCGCCGCGCCTGAAGTTGCTGGAGACCCTGCGCTTCGCGCTGCACGCTGAAGGGCTGCCCCTCCTGCGGCCGCACGACGTCGCTCAGGCCCTTCACGGCGTCCGAGAGCGTGTCGATGTGCCCCACCTGCCGGGCGTACTCCTCGCCCAGGGCGCGCACGGCGTCCTGCTGGTCACGCAGGGCGTCGGTCAGGCCCGTCAGGGTCCGCTGATCGTCAGCGGTGAAGGTCCCGCCGCTGTTCACGCGGGCCAGCAGGTCCGCCACGTCCTGCCGGGCGCGGGCGACCGCCTGGGTGGTGCGGTCGGCGCGTCGCTCGGCCTCCTGCAGGGCGGTGTCCTGCGCGCCGGCGGCGTCACTCAGACCCAGCAGAGCCTGCTCGATGTCGCGGGCCAGGGCGAGGCGGTCGCGCAGGGCCCGCGTAACGGCCCGTTCCTGCTCGGCCACACCAGCGGAGCCCTCCTCGATCTGAGTGGCGAGCTGCACGCGCTGCGTGTCGCTCAGGCCCAGCGCGTCCGCGTTGGCGAGCCGGGCGCGGTCCACGTCGAGCTGCTGCCGCACGAGGCCCAGTTCGATGCGGGCGGCCGCCACCGCGTCGTCCGCCGCGCCGGTCAGGCGGGCCTGGGCGCGCACGCGGGCCTGCTGCGCGGTGAGTTCCCGGTCCACGAACTCCCCGGCGAGCGCCGCCAGGGACCGCTCGGCCTGCACGAGCCGGGTGGTGGCCTCCACCCGCGCGGCACGCAGACCGTTCAGTTTGATCTCGCCTGCCCCCTGCGCGGCCGCGAGGTCCAGTTGCCGCTGTGCCTCGAGCACTTCACGGGCCGCCAGGGCGAGGCGGTTCTGCCTCGCCTGTACCACCTGCACGTCGGTGAGTGCCAGGGCGTCCAGCCGGTCCGCCTGAGCCTGAGCCACGGCGATCAGGCTGCCCGCCAGTGCCTCGGCGTTCTGACGGTCCTCCTCGGTCGCCTGCGCGAGGTTCTGCTGCAACGTCCACTGCTCGGCCTTCAGGTCCTTCACGCGAGCTTCCGCGCTCGAGCGTCCCTCCAGCGCCCGCAGCTCAGCGTTCACTTCCACGAGGCGGGCCTGATCGATACCCAGCAGCCGGGCACGCAGCGAGGCGCGTTGCTCGTCGGCCTGCGCGACTTTCAGGGCACTCTCGACCTCACCACGCGCCAAATCTCGCTGCCCGGCCAGGAGTTCCCGGTTCGCGGCCTGCTCGGCAGTCAGCACGGCGCGGTTGCGTTCCAACTGCGCGTCCCGGATCACGGCCTGCTGCTCAGCGACTGACTTCCGGAACAGCGCGGTCTGCCCGGGCGTCGGCTGATTGATCAGGCCGAAGGCTTTCTTCAGCTGGCTGATGCGATCCTCAGCGGACTTGATGACGCTGTTGAAGGGATTGGCAGCCTCGCTGCGGGCCGCGGCCACTGCCCCCTTGGGCACCGCGTCTCCGAGCCGGTCACGCAGTTCGGCGGCCCCCGCTGCGGCGTCCGTGACGAGCCCCTTGAACTTCGTCACGCGGTCCAGGTTCAGGTCCTCCACTTTCCCCAGCGCGTCGGTGAGCTGCTCGACCGCGCCGGCGTCCCCAGCGGCTTCCGCTGCGGCGCGGCGAGCCTTGAGGCGCAGGGTGAGGCTGGCCAGCTCCGCGCCAGTCGCGGCGCTGATGCCCTTGAGCTCCCGGTCGAGCACGTCCTGCTGCGCGGCCAGTCGCGCCTCACGGACCCGCTCCTGCACGTCGAGCTGGATCTGCGCGACCTTCTGGGCCGTCTGCTGCTCCAGCAGCCGCACCCGGCCCAGGTATTCCTCCCGGGCGGCGACTTCCAGCGTGCCGCGCTGCTCCTCAGCGTCCCGGGCGTCCCGGAGCTGCTGGGCCAGGGTGCGGCGCAGACCTGCGGTGTCCACCTGCTCCTGCACCTGCGCGGCGCGGGTCCGCAGGGCCAGGATGCCCGGCGCGTACTGCTGCTCCAGGCGCAGCTTGGCGGCGTTGGTGGCACCGGCGACGGCCACCTCGCGGTCACGCTGCTGCTCAGTCACCTGCGCGGCCAGCTCAGCCCCTTCCTGCTGCACCTGAAGCACGCGGGTCAGGGCGTCCCGCGCGGCCTGCACGCGAGCCTCGGTCTTGTCCTGCTCCTCCTGTTCGATCCGCTGCAGGTCCTGCTCGGCGGCCCCTCTGGCGGCGGCCTCCGCTTCCTTCTGCAAGGCCTGGAGTTGCCCGGCCTGGCTCTGGAAGGCCGCGCGGTCCTTGCCCGTGGTGAGCTGGGCCGCTTCGAGGGCTTCCTTGATCTTGGGGGCGTACTGGTCGCGGATATCGCGCAGCTCGCCGTCCAGCTCGGCGCGGCGCTTGGCGACACCGTCCTGCATGGCCGCGACACGGGCATCCTCGACAGCCCGCTGGGCGGAGGCGATCTCCTCCTGGCCGCTTCGGATCTCCTCGGCGGCGCGGGCCCCCAGCGCGGCCTCCTGCACGCGGTCGAGCTTGTCGATGGTCGTCTGGATCTCGGCGCGGATCACGACGTCCTTCTCGTTTTTCAGCTGGTTCTCCAGCTTCTTGCGCTGCTCGCGAAAGTCACGGGCGATGGTGGCCATGTCCTGCGCGAAGTCGCTCTTGGCCTTGATGCGAATGTCGGTGTCCTGCTTCGCCAGTTCGACCTGCTGCTTTTTCAGGGCCTCAAGCACCGGCTTGCGCTTGGCTTCCAGGTCCTGCAGGCGCTGCTGCTGGAGGATGTTCGCGTCGATGGTCGCGCGGTTCTGGCGTTCCAGGCCCAGCGCGGTCGTGAGATTCTTGATGCGGTCCTGGATGGTCAGGGCCGCGCCGCTGTCGCCGATGCTCTTGGCGCGGCTCAGCGCGGCCTGCTCGACGGCGAGTTCCTTCTCCAGCTGGAGCGTGCGGAGCTTGCTGGACCGCAGGTCCTTGTCCTTCTCCTCGCGGGCCTTTGCCAGGGCGTCGGCCTGCTCGCGGGTGACCTTGTTGAAGACCTCGTTCCGGGCCTGCTCGATTCGCAGTTCATTCACCTGCCCCTGCGAGTACCCGCTGAACGCCTTCAGGCTGAAATTCTGGACGTTCTCCCCGATGGTCAGGCCGTTCAAGGTCTTGATCTTCTGGATGAGGGCGCCCACGCCGTACCCGAGGGCCAACACGATGCCGTACAGCCCGGCTTTATTGATAACGATGTAAATACGAGCTGGTATGCTGGAGGTGTGGCCGAATGGCATCCATCCAAATACTCCCGGGCGCAGCTGGAGGAACGTCGACTGGCGGCGACCCCCTGGCTTCAAGGGGGCCAGCATTCACAGCAGGCGATTGCCGATCACTTCGGCGTGTCCGTACACACCGTCAGTAACTGGAAGAAACGTCTGAAGCGCACCGGCAGTCTCCAGGCAACGGTGACGACAGGACGCCCCTCGCGACTCACCGCCGCCCAGCTTGAACAGGTCCGCACCCTCCTGCGGGAGGGTGCGCTGCACCATGGCTTCCCTGACCCGACCTGGAGCACCAGACGAGTCGCAGACCTGATCGGGCGGCACTTCGACGTGTGGTACCACCCCGATCACGTCCGGAGAATGCTTCGGCAGCTGGGGTTTACGCCCCAGATGCCGGATGGACGGGCAGCAGAACGCAATGAACTCCGGATCGCGTCCTGGAAAGAACAGGTGGCTCCGGAGTTGGGAAAAAAAGGTCGCGCAGGGCGCCACCCTGGTGTACCTGGATGAGGTTGGCTTCTCGCTGAAAGGCGTGCGAAGACGAACGTGGTCGACCAGGGGCGTGACGCCCCTGGTCATACTCCCGGCCAACTGGGAAAAACTCTCGACGATCGGGGCGATCACTTCGGACGGTCGATTCTTCCAGCACACGAAGCCTGGGGCGATCCGGAGTGGGGACGTCACCCGGTTCTTCCAGCATCTGTTGCGCCATGTGCAGGGGAAGATCGTGGTGGTGCTGGACAACGCGGGCATTCACCGAGCGAAGGCAACCCAGGCGTTCGTGGAGCGCCACGAACGCCTGTCGCTGGTGTTTTTGCCGCCGTACGCTCCGGAATTGAATCCGATCGAGCTGGTGTGGGCGTACGTGAAGCGGAATGTGCTGGGGAACTTCTGTGCCCGCTCAGTGGGCATGCTGAAAGCGAAGCTGACGACGGCTTGGCAACGGGTTCGGTACATCGACCTGCCTCAGCATTTGATGGACTCAAACTTATGCCGTTATCAATAGTGGCCGGACTGGCAGCCATGCTCACTGCAAAACGCCCCAGCGCCGCAGCACCATTCTTCAATGGGCTCACGACGCTCTTGGCGCCTTCGCTGATCTTCGTCCACAGGCCGGGCTGCTTCCCGATCTCGCTGATGTCCTTCAAGCCCTTCCCAAGCTGAGCCGCTTTCGGCGCGGCTGCCCCCGCTGCGCCGCCCAGTTCCGCCACGGCACCCGCGGCCGCGCGCTTCCCGGCCACTTCACCCACCTTCGTGAACAGGCCCACGCCGCTGCGTAGCAGCCCGAACAGTGGACTGAGCAGCAGCCGCGCCCCGGCCAGGACCGTGCCCCACACGACGAGGTTCGCGATGCTGTCCTTCACGGCAGGGTCCAGCTCGTTGAAGGCCTTCAGGAAGTTGGTCAACTGCTTGGCGCCGTTGGTCACGGCGGGCAGCAGCGCCTCCCCGAGCTGCTTCTGAGCCTCGCGGTACTGCTGGCTGGCTTCGCCCAGGTTGCCCCCTACCCCTTCGAGGATGGTGTCCGCTTCGCGCAGGTCTTGGGTGGCTTCCTTGCGCAGCTGAATCAGGTACGCCTCTGCCTTCTGCTCGCCGATCAGGGCGTCAGCAGCCACGCCGATGCTCTTGGCGTACTGCTGCCACGCGGTCGCCTGGTTCGCGGTGATGCCGTACTGGTTGCTGAGCACGGTGGTACCCAGTTGCACGTCGCTTGCCAGGGCGTCCACGGCGCCGTTCACGTCCTTCGCGGCAACCAGGGCGCTCGCGCCGTACAGTTCCAGGGTCTCCTGCGCCTGCTTCAGCGTGTACCCGTTGTTCAGCAGGACTTTCGTGGTGGCCTCAATGGCGGTGGGCACCACGTTGAAGCGACTCGCGAACTTGTCGACGAACGTTTCGGCGGCCGCCACGTCCTGGTTCTGCCGCTGGAGGGTCTTCTGGAACGACTGGCTGCTCAGGCGGGCCTGTTCGTACCCGCGCACGAGTTGCACGATGCCGTTCACGTTCCCCTGCGGGTTCTGGAAGATCTGCGTCTGGTCGAGCGCCGTCTTGAACTGACTGGCGATGCCCAGGCGACTCATCTGCCCGGTCGCGCCGGTGATCGTGCGCTGCAGCTGCTCGGTCGTCAGGGCCAGCTTGCGCACCTCGCCACTGGCGGCGCCGAAGGTCTGCTCGGCGATGGGCCGCAGCTCCCGCAGTTCCCGCTGAAGGGTCTCGACGCGGCCCTGGAGCTGCGCGACCTCCTCGTCGGTGATGTTGGCCGCTGTGCCCGCCGCGATGAAGTCCGATCGGAGGATCGCCGCCTCGTTGTGGATCTCCACGAGGCGTTTCTTCAGCGCGTCGGCCTTGGCGATGTCGTCGGTCCTGGGTCCGACTGGCGCGTTCGGCGCGGAAGGCGCGCTAGGGACGGTCACTTTCGGCGCCGTGACCGGGCGGCTGCCGGGCGTCAGTCCCGCCTCGCGCAACTTGCCCGCGAAGTCCTCGAGCTGCTTCAGGGAGTCGCCCAGGTCAACGCGGGGCTTCACGACGATGGCCACGTCGCCCAGGTCGGTCAGTCGCTTCTCGAACTGGTCCAGTTTGCCGAAGAGGTCGGTGAGGTCGGCGGTGCCTTGAAGGTTGAGATCTTGCATGGTGGCTCACCGCCTTTCGCGGGTAGGGGTGGAGGTGTAAATCGCTGTCTTATCTGAAGAACGGGACTCATGTTGGTCGTGATGGGCTGCTATGGAGGTCTCGGAGGGATGTCGAAAAGGCAGGTAACGACTCTCAGCAAACAGATCTTTCCGATAGGCGCGAAGCCCATCGGTAAAATCGTGTAGACGATACCGAGTGGGCCTGGGTTGTTGCTGTTCGACTGCTGGAAACTCGCCAGAACGCTCAATTTTCATGCGTCTCGGCTGGGGCGCAAAGCGAGACGTACGATGCGGTAAAGCTCAGGGATGTGGATTGAAAGGCTTCTACGCCTACGGCCATTTGGGTTGGCAGCACACATCTCTACACTACCCTATTGATTTTTTCGCATGCTCATTGTCACCACAGCGGATCTAATTATAAAAGAATTCTAACGTATTATGTTTATCACATATATTTTAAGTGATATATTCATATTAAAACGAGTAAATATTGATTAAAGGCAAGTTGAATGATTCAACTCAAACTTAAACTACTTTTACTCCAATTGGGCATCTATACCTCTCATCCGAGTTTCTATGTACGCTTTGTGTCCTAAATCTCAGCACCTGACACTTCGGGAAACTGACGTGCTGGCGGTTGGGAACGGCATTCCGAGGAGCTGTAGACAGTCACAGAAGACCTCGCCGCCCCACCGTGCCGCTTGACTCAGGATCTGCCACCCGATCCGCGTCACGCTCACGACCGCTCGCCCACGCTTGTCCTGACGAGGGGCGTGAGTTTCTGTCCGCTGCGCGCCGATCCGCGTCATCCAGGCCAGCGCAATACAGAGCAGGCCAAAGAGCCGAGAGATGCGCTCTGGAGCCGTCATGTGCGTGGCCTCCAGATTCAGCCCGCGAGCTTTCAACGCGGAGAACGCCGATTCAATCGCCCACCTGAGCCGATAGGTCCGCAACACATCCAGGACGGGCAAATCTGAGGCCACGATCACCCTGTCCCCCGCAGGGGACAGGGTGATGACCACGTGCATCCAGCCCCCATAGACCCACGTCCGCTCGAACAGGGTGCGCACCTGTCCCAGTTGCAGCGTCGTGAACAGGTCTCGCACCAGTTCATCCTCGATTCTGGTGTTCTCCCGGATGCGGATACAGTGCCGGATGCGTTTCCAGCGCAGGAACGAGCACCACTCGCGCCCCACGAACTCCCGGTCTGCGATCAACACGGCCCAGCGGCGAGCTGGCATCACCTTGAGGAGCCGGGCAACCAGGAGGATCCGGGCAGCAGTGCAGCTGTTGCCTTGATGCGGCAGGATCGACCAGACGAGGGGAATCACCGCGCCCCCAAGCAGAACGCCCAAGACGAGGATGTTCAGCGGCGTCTGACCGTAATGCCACGTGGTGCGGTCCATGATCAGGGTGAGCTTGCCGTCGGGCAGCAAGGGAAGCAAGACGTCACAGACGTCCTGCGGCGTGAGCTGAGCGTCGTGAAACACGCGGGCCACCGTCCGGGTTTTTGATTCCAACGTGGCTGATCTGGGGAGGTGAAGCGCGATCTTGCGGTGAAGCGTGGACTCGGCCTGGAGCACGGCCAGGAGCACTTCGGCAAGACGACGGAGCGCGTCCGTACGGCGGTGTGGCCAGCGAGTGTGCAGGTAGGTGGCCAACGTGTCAGCATGGAAGCGGGCAGTATCGGGGCTCGTCACAGACCCAGATACCGCCCTTTGTCATGTCGCACTGCGTTCAGGACGCCATTTCTCGTGAAGTGTCAGGTGCTGAGGTCCTAAATTTGACAGAGAAATGAATGGCTTCGCCTCATAGTCCCACTCTTCGTACTGCTCGATTTGATATTTGATTATCTCCATCCTACTAAACAATCTGATCATATGTTCTGTATACTTAACGAGAGCCTCCCTATTTTCCTTCAATCTATCAACAAAACTTAGAATTTCCATTTCATTCAAGATAGAATCAGCTATAGACTCATATAGTCCATCAGCCAAAAATTTTCCATGTTCCAGATGACTCGCCACACGAATAAACATTGCAATAGGTTTGAATTTAATAGACACGGGGCCACTTAGAGATGTAACATTAAAATACATTTTATCCAATTTTTCATTTTCCAAAATATGCAGAATCTGGTCTACTTCTTCCCCCCCGTACACAGTAGGCTTCTGACCAATAATGTCTTTCAGACGGGAATTTTCCTCACTTAGTCGAGCCAATTCCTCCATAACTCCAACGCTATTTATTGGAAATGGTCGAATCCAACCTGGGCGAGGATCGTCGCTAAATGTATTAGTAAGCGCCGTCATTACTACGTATGGCAGATCAGCCTTGCTTTTCCAGAAAGCAACTTGACGATCTTTTGAAGCACTTGCCCTGAAAGATCTTAGACGCATCACGGCATCCGCCTCAGTATCAGTATAGTTGCCGGGCCAACTAGCGTTTTCCTCAAGGAGAAACACGAGCACCGGCACTTCTTTCTCAACCGCATACCTGAATTCTTGTTCTGTGTAACCAAGATTAACAGCTTCATTGATTGAGCCATAGCGTCGGGCAATCAACAGGACGTAGTAGTCGGCAGCGTCGATGGTCTTGGTGATGACTTTCCATGAGCTCGCGTTCGCTGCACCGAAAGCCTCCATGCCGAGCGGAATATGTCCAGCTCGCATAATGGCCTGAATGACCGCATTCCGCTCGTCAATCATATCGGTGTAGGTACTGCTAACGAATACGGTGTATCGCTTATCCATGTCCTTGCAGATTAAACCGCCCCCGATAGCAGGTGCGGCTTTTTTGCTTCACTGCCACGCCCTGAACCACGTGCCCTTCACGTCCAGGCGTAAGCGTTCCAGCATCCAGACGAGTGCGCGCGTGTGCGCGAGGCTTGGCTGGGTGTAGTTCACGCCACTGCGGCCCGTCACCAGGGGCGTGGGTTGCGCGCCGGGCGCGGAGGCCCGCTGCTGGGCTTCTGCGGGGCTGGTGCGGTCGCCGTAGGTGCCGTACTCGACCAGCGGCGCGTAGGGGGCGGTGTTCCAGACGCGGAACTGCACCAGCCCGCGCCGGGCCCGCTTGGCGGTGACGTGCAGGCCGCGAAGCAGGTTCTCAGACCGGGCGTATGCTCCGGCTTCGGTGCCGTACACGGTGACGTTCAGGCCCAGGACGGCCATGCCGAGTCCCTGCTGCTCCAGCTGCTGCGCTCGCTGCTCGACCAGGGCCGCCAG from Deinococcus soli (ex Cha et al. 2016) encodes the following:
- a CDS encoding IS4 family transposase is translated as MLLAVLQAESTLHRKIALHLPRSATLESKTRTVARVFHDAQLTPQDVCDVLLPLLPDGKLTLIMDRTTWHYGQTPLNILVLGVLLGGAVIPLVWSILPHQGNSCTAARILLVARLLKVMPARRWAVLIADREFVGREWCSFLRWKRIRHCIRIRENTRIEDELVRDLFTTLQLGQVRTLFERTWVYGGWMHVVITLSPAGDRVIVASDLPVLDVLRTYRLRWAIESAFSALKARGLNLEATHMTAPERISRLFGLLCIALAWMTRIGAQRTETHAPRQDKRGRAVVSVTRIGWQILSQAARWGGEVFCDCLQLLGMPFPTASTSVSRSVRC
- a CDS encoding DUF4062 domain-containing protein gives rise to the protein MDKRYTVFVSSTYTDMIDERNAVIQAIMRAGHIPLGMEAFGAANASSWKVITKTIDAADYYVLLIARRYGSINEAVNLGYTEQEFRYAVEKEVPVLVFLLEENASWPGNYTDTEADAVMRLRSFRASASKDRQVAFWKSKADLPYVVMTALTNTFSDDPRPGWIRPFPINSVGVMEELARLSEENSRLKDIIGQKPTVYGGEEVDQILHILENEKLDKMYFNVTSLSGPVSIKFKPIAMFIRVASHLEHGKFLADGLYESIADSILNEMEILSFVDRLKENREALVKYTEHMIRLFSRMEIIKYQIEQYEEWDYEAKPFISLSNLGPQHLTLHEKWRPERSAT
- a CDS encoding IS630 family transposase (programmed frameshift), translating into MAEWHPSKYSRAQLEERRLAATPWLQGGQHSQQAIADHFGVSVHTVSNWKKRLKRTGSLQATVTTGRPSRLTAAQLEQVRTLLREGALHHGFPDPTWSTRRVADLIGRHFDVWYHPDHVRRMLRQLGFTPQMPDGRAAERNELRIASWKEQVAPELEKKVAQGATLVYLDEVGFSLKGVRRRTWSTRGVTPLVILPANWEKLSTIGAITSDGRFFQHTKPGAIRSGDVTRFFQHLLRHVQGKIVVVLDNAGIHRAKATQAFVERHERLSLVFLPPYAPELNPIELVWAYVKRNVLGNFCARSVGMLKAKLTTAWQRVRYIDLPQHLMDSNLCRYQ